One genomic region from Salvia hispanica cultivar TCC Black 2014 chromosome 2, UniMelb_Shisp_WGS_1.0, whole genome shotgun sequence encodes:
- the LOC125207489 gene encoding alpha carbonic anhydrase 4-like: MSRTRCSSALYIAFLLLFSLCVSVIADESEVEDERPFAYTPGATKGPGKWADLNPKWKACANGRLQSPIDLSDERVEVMPKLGTLKRKYKPAPALIKNRGHDIEVVWQGDAGGAILNGTEYNLQQCHWHTPSEHTLNGKRYELEIHMVHNNSLGHLAVIGITYKLGRPDPFLAKLLETIKTSDHDGNHLGVVDPWEIKFGSRKYYRYIGSLTVPPCTEGVLWTILKKVRTVSREQLRALRDAVHDGYERNARPTQSSDLEVYMYRPAN, translated from the exons ATGAGCCGCACTCGATGTTCTTCCGCTCTCTACATTGCGTTTCTCCTCCTCTTCTCCCTTTGTGTATCCGTCATTGCCGATGAAAGTGAAGTTG AGGATGAAAGGCCATTTGCATACACCCCAGGTGCTACAAAAGGGCCAGGGAAGTGGGCTGATCTCAATCCGAAATGGAAGGCCTGTGCAAACGGGAGACTTCAATCTCCAATTGATCTTTCCGACGAGAGAGTGGAGGTCATGCCCAAACTAGGCACTTTGAAAAGGAAATACAAGCCAGCTCCAGCTCTAATAAAGAATCGGGGCCATGATATTGAG GTTGTATGGCAAGGAGATGCAGGGGGTGCTATACTAAATGGAACGGAATACAACCTACAACAGTGCCATTGGCACACTCCTAGTGAGCACACTTTGAATGGGAAAAG ATATGAATTGGAGATTCATATGGTTCACAACAACTCCCTTGGTCATCTTGCTGTGATTGGTATCACATACAAGCTGGGACGTCCAGATCCCTTCCTGGCTAAG CTTCTAGAGACCATCAAAACATCAGACCATGATGGGAATCATTTGGGGGTGGTTGATCCTTGGGAGATCAAGTTCGGGAGCAGAAAGTACTACAGATATATCGGCTCTCTCACTGTCCCCCCCTGCACAGAAGGGGTTCTCTGGACAATACTAAAGAAG GTGAGGACTGTTTCAAGGGAGCAACTGAGAGCACTAAGGGATGCTGTCCACGAT GGATATGAGAGGAATGCAAGGCCAACACAGAGCTCAGATCTAGAGGTGTACATGTATCGTCcggctaattaa
- the LOC125205962 gene encoding S-formylglutathione hydrolase has product MESDGKPTEISSTKMFDGYNKRYKHYSPTLGCSMTFHIFFPPSSSPSQKFPVLYWLSGLTCNDENFIAKSGAQRVASAEGVALIAPDTSPRGLNIEGEADSWDFGVGAGFYLNATQEKWKNWQMYDYVVKELPAVLKENFPQLDTSRASISGHSMGGHGALTIYLKNLDKYKSVSAFAPVANPINCPWGQKAFTNYLGENKAAWEEYDASILVSKYTNVSATILIDQGDADKFLSEQLQPQKFDEACRKSMVPLLLRMQPGYDHSYYFIATFIDDHIRHHAQALNL; this is encoded by the exons ATGGAGTCCGATGGAAAACCTACAGAGATCAGCAGCACGAAGATGTTCGATGGATACAACAAGCGATACAAACACTACAGCCCAACGCTCGGCTGCTCCATGACCTTCCACATTTTCTTCCCTCCTTCATCTTCTCCTTCCCAAAAATTCCCT GTACTTTACTGGCTGTCTGGGCTTACATGCAATGATGAGAATTTTATAGCTAAATCCGGTGCTCAGCGTGTTGCTTCTGCTGAGGGTGTTGCTCTGATAGCCCCAGACACTTCTCCTA GGGGCTTGAACATTGAAGGAGAAGCTGATAGCTGGGATTTTGGTGTAG GTGCTGGATTTTATCTGAATGCTACACAAGAGAAGTGGAAGAACTGGCAAATGTACGACTATGTTGTGAAAGAGTTGCCAGCAGTTCTTAAGGAGAACTTTCCTCAGCTTGACACGTCTCGGGCTTCTATATCTGGTCATTCCATGGGTGGACATGGAGCACTGACAATTTACCTAAAAAACTTGGACAAGTACAAG TCGGTGTCAGCATTCGCTCCTGTTGCAAATCCTATAAACTGTCCATGGGGCCAGAAAGCATTCACAAATTACTTAGGTGAAAACAAGGCTGCCTGGGAG GAGTATGATGCCAGCATTCTTGTATCGAAGTATACCAATGTTTCAGCTACTATTCTCATTGATCAG GGAGATGCGGACAAGTTTCTGAGTGAACAGCTCCAGCCGCAAAAGTTTGATGAGGCTTGCCGGAAATCCATGGTGCCACTGCTGCTCCGAATGCAACCAGGTTATGATCACTCCTACTATTTCATCGCTACGTTCATCGACGATCATATCCGCCACCACGCTCAAGCCCTTAATCTGTGA
- the LOC125206279 gene encoding uncharacterized protein LOC125206279 has protein sequence MAEALVIVMMNRISLCKRRLIDGSGRGSGGGRASADPSPTPRFGDALFRRRFRMHRPLFMHIVGALERRYEFFRIGEDAGRQTRTHANTEVYGRNQQPAYGGPADMFDEYLHIGESSAVECPLEFCAGVRAIFGDRYLRRPSSRRGRPINMHGSVHGFHGMLGGIDCMHWEWRNRPAALEGDTHFRLQSQASHDDP, from the exons ATGGCGGAGgcgctagtgatagtgatGATGAATAGGATCTCGCTGTGCAAGAGGCGATTGATCGACGGATCCGGCagaggcagcggcggcggccgtGCCTCGGCCGATCCATCGCCGACG CCGCGTTTTGGGGATGCCTTATTCCGCCgacgttttaggatgcatcgtcctctgtttatgcatatcgtTGGTGCATTAGAGAGAAGGTACGAGTTTTTCAGGATCGGGGAGGATGCGGGCCGGCAAACCCGGACACACGCCAATACAGAAGTGTACGGCCGCAATCAGCAACCGGCGTACGGAGGCCcggccgacatgttcgacgagtacctccacattggGGAGTCTTCAGCCGTCGAGTGTCCGTTGGAGTTTTGCGCGGGCGTTAGAGCGATATTCGGGGATCGGTATCTTCGGCGTCCGAGCTCAAGGCGCGGGCGGCCGATTAATATGCACGGGTCCGTGCACGGGTTCCACGGGATGTTGGGCGGCAtcgattgtatgcattgggagtggaggaACCGCCCCGCCGCCCTGGAAGGGGATACACACTTCCGGCTTCAAAGCCAagcatcccacgatgatccttga
- the LOC125205961 gene encoding probable glycerol-3-phosphate dehydrogenase [NAD(+)] 1, cytosolic, whose product MVGSIEVANNCTHSNGVVQSSNGSEEKLDELRRYVGKADGDLLKIVGVGGGAWGSVFAALLQDSYGQYRDKVQIRIWRRPGRAVDRATAEHLFEVINSREDVLRRLIRRCAYLKYVEARLGDRTLYADEILKDGFCLNMIDTPLCPMKVVTNLQEAVWDADIVINGLPSTETREVFEEIRDYWKERITTPVIISLAKGIEAEISPSPRIITPTQMISQETGVPIENILYLGGPNIASEIYNKEYGNARICGSEKWRLPLAKFLRQPQFIVWDNSDLITHEVMGGLKNVYAIGAGMVAALTNESATGKSVYFAHCTSEMIFITHLLTEEPEKLAGPLLADTYVTLLKGRNAWYGQMIAKGQLSLDMGDSISGKGTIQGVSAIEAFYELLRQPSLNVLHPDSNKAVAPVELCPILKILYKILITREQGPQAILEALRDENLNDPRDRIEIAQTHAFYRPSLLGHPLPKSHLN is encoded by the exons ATGGTTGGCAGCATTGAGGTTGCAAACAACTGCACGCACTCAAACGGGGTCGTACAGAGCAGCAATGGCTCCGAGGAGAAGCTAGATGAGCTTCGTAGATACGTAGGCAAGGCCGATGGAGACCTCTTGAAGATTGTAGGTGTTGGAGGAGGTGCGTGGGGGAGTGTCTTTGCAGCATTACTTCAAGACAGTTATGGCCAGTACCGGGACAAGGTCCAGATCAGGATATGGAGACGGCCTGGGAGAGCTGTCGACAGAGCCACAGCTGAGCACCTGTTTGAGGTGATCAACTCAAGGGAGGACGTGCTGAGGAGGCTGATAAGGAGATGCGCGTATCTCAAGTATGTCGAGGCGCGCCTGGGTGACCGGACGCTCTATGCTGATGAGATCTTGAAAGACGGCTTCTGCCTCAACATGATTGACACGCCACTTTGCCCTATGAAGGTTGTTACTAACCTGCAGGAGGCGGTTTGGGATGCGGATATTGTCATCAACGGCCTGCCCTCGACTGAGACACGTGAGGTCTTTGAGGAGATTAGGGATTATTGGAAGGAGAGGATCACCACACCGGTCATCATATCTCTGGCAAAGGGGATAGAGGCAGAGATCAGCCCGTCTCCTCGGATAATCACCCCCACACAGATGATCAGCCAAGAAA CTGGAGTCCCAATAGAGAACATTCTGTATCTGGGAGGGCCTAACATAGCCTCGGAGATCTACAACAAGGAGTATGGCAACGCGCGTATATGTGGATCAGAGAAATGGAGATTGCCCCTTGCAAAGTTCTTGAGGCAGCCTCAGTTCATTGTGTGGGATAACAGCGATCTCATCACACATGAAGTCATGGGAGGCTTGAAAAATGTGTATGCAATTGGAGCTG GCATGGTGGCAGCTCTAACCAACGAGAGTGCGACCGGGAAATCAGTGTATTTTGCTCACTGCACGTCGGAGATGATCTTCATCACGCACTTGCTGACAGAAGAGCCGGAGAAGCTTGCAGGGCCTTTGCTTGCAGACACGTACGTGACCCTTTTGAAAGGGCGCAACGCATGGTATGGACAGATGATAGCCAAGGGCCAACTAAGCCTAGATATGGGGGATAGCATCAGTGGCAAAGGGACTATTCAG GGAGTGTCTGCAATTGAAGCATTCTACGAGCTGCTGAGGCAGCCTAGCTTGAACGTGCTGCATCCGGATTCAAACAAGGCGGTTGCCCCGGTCGAACTCTGCCCTATCCTCAAGATCTTGTACAAGATCCTCATCACAAG GGAGCAGGGACCGCAAGCTATCCTCGAAGCCTTGAGAGACGAAAACCTCAATGATCCACGCGACCGGATCGAGATAGCACAGACACATGCCTTCTACAGGCCCTCACTCCTTGGCCACCCCTTGCCAAAATCACACTTAAATTAG